A single window of Paenibacillus sp. SYP-B4298 DNA harbors:
- a CDS encoding sensor domain-containing diguanylate cyclase codes for MRRDIQKSRRKVSLATLFAGLVIASVLLTATILLTGSYQLKKQSLYQTTLSLNEASAAKMAKTMDSLFGSMRLALKQGSRYVMEHREWTLSELQGELEFMRDSSSYFNSIVIVDGMGVMRGFVPDGEKMIGRKVQQPASLEALASHNSYLSSPYQTTTSKKLIVLMSEPLVDKQGNYQGIIGGTLYLQEENIIHSIFGSSQDADKESYLYVVGPTGRLIYHPDVSRRGEDVSSNPIVQKVLEGKSGSLEAINTKGVAQLAGYASVKSNGWGVVIVSPISQVQEQLNSHLRQMLLYIAPASLLLMLGAIWLARRLVRPFVQLAHTVSGFGLGRAEAMTFGQHWNREADMLTKTVALAMVNLKLQTDQLTREATTDPLTGLANRRTLEGMTSKWIEDQFPFAVLILDIDHFKTINDSYGHPAGDQVLKKLSALLLNCIHPGDACFRYGGEEFVVVLPLAPIQEALNRAEDIRLACEQADMPIGRGITISIGCAHFPSHASSAQELFERADQALYQAKEQGRNRVCAAELRAQP; via the coding sequence ATGAGGCGAGATATACAAAAATCACGCAGAAAAGTAAGTCTGGCCACACTGTTCGCTGGTCTAGTGATCGCATCCGTGTTGCTGACAGCTACCATATTGCTGACGGGCTCATATCAGCTAAAGAAACAGTCCTTGTACCAGACGACCTTATCATTAAATGAAGCATCAGCCGCCAAGATGGCCAAGACGATGGACTCGCTATTCGGCTCGATGCGGTTAGCGCTAAAACAGGGCAGCCGCTATGTGATGGAGCATCGCGAATGGACATTAAGCGAGCTGCAGGGCGAGCTTGAATTTATGCGCGACAGCAGCAGTTATTTTAATTCGATTGTCATCGTAGATGGGATGGGGGTTATGAGAGGCTTTGTGCCTGATGGCGAGAAGATGATCGGAAGAAAGGTGCAGCAGCCGGCTTCGCTGGAGGCGCTAGCCAGTCACAATAGCTACTTGTCGAGTCCTTATCAGACGACTACCAGCAAGAAGCTGATTGTGCTTATGAGCGAGCCATTGGTAGATAAGCAGGGCAATTATCAGGGTATTATAGGCGGAACGTTATATTTGCAAGAGGAGAATATTATTCATTCCATCTTTGGCAGCAGCCAGGATGCGGATAAAGAATCGTATCTTTATGTCGTGGGGCCGACGGGTCGGCTGATCTATCATCCCGATGTGAGCAGACGCGGGGAGGATGTGAGCAGCAATCCGATCGTTCAGAAGGTGCTGGAGGGCAAGAGCGGCTCGTTGGAAGCGATCAATACGAAAGGGGTAGCCCAACTGGCTGGCTATGCCTCTGTGAAATCCAATGGGTGGGGAGTCGTCATCGTATCGCCGATCTCGCAGGTGCAGGAGCAACTGAACAGCCATCTCCGGCAAATGCTGCTTTATATTGCCCCGGCTTCGCTGCTGCTCATGCTAGGCGCCATCTGGCTTGCACGGCGGCTGGTGCGGCCGTTTGTCCAATTGGCCCATACCGTTAGCGGCTTCGGACTAGGGAGAGCCGAGGCTATGACATTTGGCCAGCACTGGAATCGAGAGGCAGATATGTTGACGAAGACCGTAGCGCTGGCTATGGTCAATCTGAAGCTCCAGACGGATCAACTGACACGGGAAGCGACGACTGACCCGCTAACGGGACTTGCCAACCGCCGGACGCTGGAGGGCATGACCAGCAAGTGGATTGAGGATCAGTTCCCGTTTGCGGTACTTATATTGGACATCGATCATTTCAAGACGATTAATGATAGCTATGGGCATCCTGCCGGTGATCAAGTGTTGAAGAAGCTAAGCGCTCTGCTCCTGAATTGTATTCACCCAGGTGATGCTTGCTTCCGCTACGGAGGAGAGGAGTTCGTAGTGGTTCTGCCACTGGCGCCGATTCAAGAAGCGCTCAACCGGGCGGAGGACATCCGGCTGGCCTGCGAGCAAGCGGATATGCCGATCGGCAGAGGCATTACAATTTCGATCGGATGCGCTCACTTTCCCTCCCATGCCAGCTCTGCACAGGAGTTGTTCGAGCGGGCAGATCAGGCGCTGTACCAGGCGAAGGAGCAAGGTCGTAATCGGGTTTGTGCTGCTGAGCTGCGAGCACAGCCATAA
- a CDS encoding radical SAM/SPASM domain-containing protein, with translation MKRFKKFYIEITSVCNLACTFCPQTKRQANFIQPEAFRHRLEQIKPYTDSIYLHLKGEPLMHPKLDELLDISGEMGFKVNITTNGTLLHKVKHKLLGKPAIRQMNFSLHSFDGHEGSTDKEGYIRGVLSFVREAMEQTQMIISLRLWNLDMDNATNSERQRNREILGAIEAEFGLDYRIEERVAPGHGTKVAERVYINQDYEFEWPALDAEEDDGRGFCYGLRNQAGILSDGTVVPCCLDGEGIINLGNINVQPFSEIINSGRARRLVDGFSRREAVEELCRRCGYRRRFGT, from the coding sequence ATGAAACGGTTTAAGAAATTTTACATTGAAATTACCAGCGTATGCAATCTGGCATGCACCTTCTGTCCGCAGACCAAGCGACAGGCGAACTTTATCCAACCGGAGGCTTTCCGCCACAGACTGGAACAGATCAAGCCGTATACTGATTCGATCTATCTGCATCTCAAGGGAGAGCCGCTGATGCATCCTAAGCTGGATGAATTGCTCGACATTAGCGGGGAGATGGGCTTCAAAGTCAATATTACAACGAACGGCACACTGCTGCATAAAGTGAAGCACAAGCTTCTGGGCAAGCCAGCGATCCGCCAGATGAACTTTTCCTTGCACAGCTTCGACGGTCATGAAGGCTCGACGGACAAGGAAGGTTACATTCGTGGCGTGCTGTCTTTTGTGCGGGAAGCGATGGAGCAGACTCAGATGATCATTTCGCTAAGACTATGGAATCTGGACATGGACAATGCCACCAATTCGGAGCGACAGCGCAATCGGGAGATTCTGGGCGCGATTGAGGCCGAGTTTGGCCTGGATTACCGCATCGAGGAGCGAGTGGCGCCTGGGCATGGCACGAAGGTAGCGGAGCGGGTATACATTAATCAGGACTATGAGTTTGAGTGGCCAGCTCTGGATGCTGAGGAGGATGATGGCAGAGGGTTCTGCTATGGACTTCGCAATCAAGCTGGAATATTATCCGACGGCACAGTCGTTCCATGCTGTCTGGACGGGGAAGGAATTATTAATCTGGGCAATATCAATGTGCAGCCGTTCTCCGAAATTATTAATAGTGGCCGTGCTAGACGACTTGTCGATGGCTTCTCTCGCAGAGAGGCCGTGGAGGAATTATGCCGCCGCTGCGGCTATCGCAGACGTTTTGGAACTTGA
- a CDS encoding DMT family transporter: MLWFVYAVLAAVCFGLRGILYQWTSQRPINRSLMLLGVYTSGCLVALAANLVVGQQWTAGALVGILMGIFSFISNASMYKGYAVGKASLVALMTALPPVIVVMGAYVIWGEALNVWQLGSFAIIMIGLLMIRYSQELKWTELGGIQWGLLALLFFSLTDLSVKLATLLMGETLPTLALMYATGSLLFGCSWCSEQLRGRMRAKRVQEQELSSDPAQQPALARTTAETAASKAAYWGTGRVLGWGMIVGLSNIGGMLLIMPAFRDGITGLVSAISAMNVVLVLIYARFYLKETMKRRELAGLVCALAGIVLLRLAA; this comes from the coding sequence ATGCTGTGGTTTGTATATGCCGTGTTGGCCGCTGTCTGCTTCGGCCTGCGGGGTATATTGTATCAATGGACTTCGCAGCGGCCGATTAACCGTAGTCTGATGTTGCTGGGTGTGTATACATCGGGCTGTCTGGTGGCGTTAGCTGCAAATCTGGTTGTCGGTCAGCAATGGACGGCAGGAGCGCTGGTTGGAATATTAATGGGGATTTTTTCTTTCATTTCTAATGCCTCTATGTATAAAGGCTATGCGGTAGGCAAAGCTTCGTTGGTGGCGCTGATGACGGCACTTCCTCCGGTTATTGTGGTCATGGGGGCTTATGTGATATGGGGCGAGGCGCTCAATGTCTGGCAGCTTGGGTCATTTGCCATCATTATGATCGGCTTGCTCATGATCCGCTATTCACAGGAGTTAAAATGGACGGAGCTTGGAGGCATTCAGTGGGGCTTGCTGGCACTGTTGTTTTTCAGTCTGACGGATCTATCTGTTAAGCTGGCGACTCTGCTAATGGGAGAGACGCTGCCGACACTGGCCCTGATGTATGCAACGGGCAGCCTGCTCTTTGGCTGCTCGTGGTGCAGCGAACAGCTTCGCGGGCGGATGCGGGCGAAGCGGGTGCAGGAGCAGGAGCTATCCAGCGATCCGGCACAGCAGCCTGCACTTGCCAGGACGACAGCCGAGACGGCTGCCAGTAAAGCTGCATACTGGGGAACAGGGCGGGTTCTGGGCTGGGGGATGATCGTCGGCCTGAGCAATATCGGGGGGATGCTCCTGATCATGCCGGCCTTTCGCGATGGCATCACAGGTCTCGTCTCGGCCATCTCTGCCATGAATGTGGTGCTGGTGCTGATCTACGCCCGTTTCTATCTGAAGGAGACGATGAAGAGAAGAGAGCTGGCCGGGCTTGTCTGTGCGTTGGCGGGCATTGTATTGCTTCGGCTGGCGGCTTGA
- a CDS encoding M56 family metallopeptidase yields the protein MTNSMTREGTSLMWWRKKCWLALALSLSIALLVWTQMGMYAIHLLFGTHLHINVFQLCTSLFRENSLLFYTVQGMLSGLIVYTVLMTIYHVIQQGVQLTKFNIRLAVLRDEQRTGQLADALGLEQGRLAVIRQEQPLAFTVGFWRPVIVLSSGLLALLNEEELEAVIEHESFHQKNKDACKLWTLRLIAEGLWFIPLTRWSYQSYHILSEVLADQYAISRMGTARGLGSALLKLIRIRMPMEGAAAVSFSGGSINYRLQQLLQPQQQPPVRLEKAALLISVVVLLLLMTMFLLAIA from the coding sequence ATGACGAATTCGATGACTAGAGAAGGAACGAGCCTGATGTGGTGGAGAAAAAAATGTTGGCTGGCGCTGGCGCTCAGCCTGTCGATTGCACTGCTTGTGTGGACGCAAATGGGTATGTATGCGATTCATCTGCTCTTCGGCACGCATTTGCATATCAATGTGTTCCAGTTGTGCACCTCCCTGTTCAGGGAAAACTCACTGCTCTTTTACACTGTCCAGGGGATGCTGAGCGGACTGATCGTCTATACGGTGTTGATGACGATCTACCACGTCATACAGCAAGGGGTGCAGTTGACCAAATTCAATATACGACTGGCCGTGCTGCGTGACGAGCAGCGCACAGGCCAGCTCGCTGATGCGCTCGGGCTGGAGCAAGGACGCCTGGCGGTGATACGGCAGGAGCAGCCGCTGGCGTTCACAGTCGGCTTCTGGCGTCCTGTCATTGTGCTGTCCAGCGGCTTGCTGGCGCTGCTGAATGAGGAAGAGCTGGAGGCTGTCATTGAGCATGAGAGCTTCCATCAGAAAAACAAGGATGCCTGCAAGCTATGGACGCTGCGATTGATCGCGGAAGGACTGTGGTTCATCCCGCTCACGCGCTGGTCCTACCAGAGCTATCATATATTGAGCGAAGTGCTGGCTGACCAATATGCCATCTCGCGTATGGGCACCGCGCGCGGATTGGGCAGTGCGCTGCTCAAGCTGATTCGCATTCGGATGCCTATGGAAGGAGCAGCCGCAGTGTCATTCTCCGGCGGCTCGATCAATTATCGGCTGCAGCAGCTTCTTCAGCCTCAGCAGCAGCCGCCTGTTCGTCTGGAGAAAGCGGCGCTTCTGATCTCGGTCGTGGTGCTGCTGCTGCTTATGACCATGTTTTTGCTAGCGATTGCCTGA
- a CDS encoding IMP dehydrogenase — MAQYYLEPSRTFSEFLLIPNLTTKECTPANVSLKTPITRFKRGEQPDIALNIPFSSAVMQAVSDHNMATALAQCGGISFIFGSQSIEDQAAMVRKVKEHKAGFVVSRSNLTPQHTLKDVLELKERNNHSTVAITDDGTPRGTLLGIVTSRDYRLSRDSLDKQVSEFMTPFSSLIYGSSGLTLPEANDLIWQHKLNCLPIVDEEQKLQYLVFRKDYDSHKENPLSLLDANKSYIVGAGINTKDYMERVPALVEAGVDVLVIDSSDGYSEWQRETVEYVKANFDVKIGAGNVVDREGFLYLVEAGADFVKVGIGGGSICITREQKGIGRGQASALMEVNEARNQYFAETGIYVPICSDGGIVHDYHITLSLAMGADFVMMGRYFARFDESPTKKLKIGNNFVKEFWGEGSNRARNWQRYDSGGKQGLVFEEGVDSYVPYAGSLRENLDKTLYKIKSTMCNCGSLSIEELQQNARITLVSATSLVEGGAHDVIMKDSSLSAE; from the coding sequence GTGGCTCAATACTATTTGGAACCATCCCGTACCTTTAGCGAATTTTTGCTCATTCCGAATTTGACAACGAAGGAATGTACGCCCGCGAATGTTAGCTTGAAGACACCGATTACGAGATTCAAGCGTGGCGAGCAGCCGGATATTGCGCTTAATATTCCATTTTCCTCTGCGGTCATGCAGGCGGTCTCAGATCATAACATGGCGACAGCACTGGCGCAGTGCGGGGGAATCTCCTTCATATTCGGTTCCCAATCTATAGAGGATCAGGCAGCAATGGTTCGCAAGGTGAAGGAGCATAAGGCAGGGTTCGTGGTCAGCCGTTCTAATCTGACGCCACAGCACACGCTCAAGGATGTGCTGGAGCTCAAGGAGCGCAACAATCATTCCACGGTAGCGATCACAGATGACGGCACGCCGCGGGGCACCCTGCTCGGCATCGTGACGAGCCGGGATTACAGATTGAGCCGCGATTCGCTGGACAAGCAGGTGAGCGAATTCATGACGCCGTTCTCCTCGCTGATCTACGGCAGCTCCGGCTTGACGCTGCCGGAGGCGAATGATCTGATCTGGCAGCATAAGCTGAACTGTCTGCCGATCGTGGACGAGGAGCAGAAGCTGCAATACCTGGTCTTCCGCAAGGATTATGATTCCCATAAGGAAAATCCGCTGAGCTTGCTGGATGCTAACAAGAGCTATATTGTCGGCGCCGGGATCAATACCAAGGATTATATGGAGCGTGTGCCCGCGTTGGTAGAGGCCGGAGTAGATGTGCTTGTCATCGATTCGTCAGACGGCTACAGCGAATGGCAGCGGGAGACCGTGGAATATGTCAAGGCGAACTTTGACGTGAAGATTGGCGCTGGCAACGTCGTCGATCGCGAGGGCTTCCTCTATCTGGTGGAAGCGGGGGCTGACTTCGTGAAGGTCGGCATCGGCGGCGGCTCGATCTGTATCACACGCGAGCAAAAAGGAATCGGACGCGGTCAGGCCTCTGCACTGATGGAGGTCAATGAAGCGCGCAACCAGTATTTCGCTGAGACAGGCATCTATGTACCGATCTGCTCGGACGGCGGCATCGTGCATGATTACCATATTACGCTGTCGCTGGCGATGGGCGCGGATTTTGTGATGATGGGTCGTTATTTCGCTCGCTTCGACGAGTCTCCGACGAAGAAGCTGAAGATCGGCAACAATTTTGTCAAAGAGTTCTGGGGCGAAGGCTCCAACCGGGCGCGCAACTGGCAGCGTTACGACTCCGGCGGCAAGCAGGGGCTAGTGTTCGAGGAGGGAGTTGACTCCTACGTTCCTTATGCCGGCTCTCTGCGGGAAAATCTGGACAAGACACTGTATAAGATCAAGTCCACCATGTGCAACTGCGGCTCGCTCTCGATCGAGGAGCTGCAGCAGAATGCGCGCATTACACTGGTTTCGGCTACCAGCCTGGTTGAAGGCGGAGCGCATGACGTCATTATGAAGGACAGCAGTCTGTCTGCAGAATAG
- a CDS encoding PepSY domain-containing protein, giving the protein MRKWAGIGALTAILAAGGLYGMGTVEPAEASPSTGAKPAVIGYAKAKQYALAAVGGQGTVDSIELERSNGILYYEVEIEQGRHDQEVRIEAYTGRTLEIRSDDDHDGDDDDREDRRIGYAGQSSTGTAQSPSKKAVITADQAVAAAKAEAGGTLHQVKLDREDGRLVYEVELRVQGQEVELEIDPYTGNILKVEKDDDDN; this is encoded by the coding sequence ATGAGAAAGTGGGCAGGAATAGGGGCGCTTACTGCTATACTGGCAGCAGGCGGACTATATGGGATGGGAACGGTGGAGCCAGCAGAGGCATCCCCCTCTACAGGCGCAAAGCCTGCCGTCATCGGCTATGCGAAGGCGAAGCAGTATGCGCTAGCCGCAGTTGGCGGACAGGGAACGGTGGATAGCATCGAACTGGAGCGGAGCAACGGGATACTCTACTATGAGGTAGAAATCGAACAAGGCCGTCATGACCAGGAGGTTAGGATTGAGGCGTACACTGGTCGAACGTTGGAGATACGTTCTGATGATGATCATGATGGGGATGACGATGACCGTGAAGATCGGCGTATAGGTTATGCTGGGCAGAGCAGCACAGGAACAGCGCAATCTCCCTCCAAGAAGGCTGTCATTACCGCCGATCAGGCAGTGGCAGCAGCCAAGGCGGAAGCGGGCGGTACGCTGCATCAGGTGAAGCTGGACAGGGAAGATGGCCGTCTGGTCTATGAAGTGGAATTGCGTGTACAAGGCCAAGAGGTCGAGCTTGAGATCGATCCCTATACGGGAAACATATTAAAAGTTGAAAAAGACGATGACGACAATTAA
- a CDS encoding PepSY domain-containing protein, with product MSKPAMLKTAAVVVVILACLVAWALLHASAEPLLSREQVSEQVQLLYEGKVVSARLQQSIYKIELRSQLGLYELDVDGRDGGIQAIRRIEAYDPVEAGSNDQHGAEPSAPEQPPVSEEQPGLSGSEAAKLALQQVQGTVEEVEYKQQGSTRYYLVEIDTDAGEAVVQVHAITGAIMSITWDDAEEDDVE from the coding sequence ATGAGTAAGCCAGCAATGCTGAAGACCGCTGCGGTCGTTGTAGTCATCCTCGCCTGTCTTGTGGCGTGGGCGCTGCTGCATGCCTCGGCGGAGCCGCTGCTTAGCCGCGAGCAAGTGAGCGAACAGGTGCAATTGTTGTACGAAGGCAAGGTGGTAAGCGCCCGACTGCAGCAGTCTATATATAAGATCGAGCTGCGGTCGCAGCTTGGTCTGTACGAGCTGGATGTTGACGGCAGAGACGGCGGCATTCAGGCGATTAGGCGCATCGAGGCTTATGATCCGGTCGAGGCTGGGTCTAACGATCAACATGGGGCTGAGCCATCAGCGCCAGAACAGCCGCCTGTATCGGAGGAGCAGCCAGGCTTGTCCGGGTCTGAGGCAGCAAAGCTGGCCTTGCAGCAGGTGCAGGGGACGGTGGAGGAGGTTGAATACAAGCAGCAGGGCTCAACCCGCTATTACCTGGTCGAGATAGATACAGATGCAGGGGAGGCCGTCGTGCAGGTTCATGCTATTACCGGTGCCATCATGTCCATTACATGGGATGATGCGGAGGAAGATGACGTGGAATGA
- a CDS encoding sensor histidine kinase yields the protein MRLRSQIHLYSSVWFALLLILMNAAIYWIFSHQLMQSELARARAEAAHIVGGLRSADPAIPETELLRAYLPSEGMLRLIAEQGMAPAPVTAKAAVELAKLPVTYSAAAWQDVYRATDRRSYILTSVPMIWRDGRVVNVQTAENIEGAVDTLSKLRLVLLAVTALAIVPLVAAGGLLARLIMRPISAMTQTMRDIRQSGRFRRLELREPAKDELTEMGTTFNEMIGLLESNYEKQQQFVSNASHELKTPLTIIESYARLLQRRGAERPELQQEALEAIHSETLRMQELIEQLLMLARNKEQWSLRMEQLDLLQLTEESAKAFREAYHREILVEGAAVIPVVTDRNRLRQLLFILLDNACKYSRAEIEMTVGESGGLPFVRVTDHGVGIPQEEIPKVFDRFYRVDPSRTRQGSQVGGAGLGLALASELAEVLRARIKLESVLGVGTAVTITFTKGGTA from the coding sequence ATGAGACTGCGCAGCCAGATTCATCTATATTCCTCAGTCTGGTTCGCCCTGCTGCTGATTCTGATGAATGCAGCGATCTACTGGATCTTCAGCCACCAGTTGATGCAGTCCGAGCTGGCGCGCGCGCGCGCCGAAGCGGCTCACATCGTCGGCGGGCTGCGCTCGGCCGATCCGGCCATACCGGAGACAGAGCTGCTGCGAGCCTACCTGCCCTCGGAAGGAATGCTGCGTCTCATTGCTGAACAAGGAATGGCGCCCGCGCCGGTTACTGCCAAGGCGGCGGTGGAGCTGGCCAAGCTGCCTGTAACGTATTCGGCTGCGGCATGGCAGGACGTGTACCGGGCCACAGACAGGCGCAGCTATATTCTCACCTCCGTCCCGATGATCTGGAGAGACGGAAGGGTCGTCAATGTCCAGACAGCGGAAAATATCGAGGGTGCTGTGGACACGTTGTCCAAGCTGCGGCTGGTGCTGCTTGCTGTCACAGCGTTAGCTATCGTGCCGCTGGTTGCGGCAGGAGGGCTGCTGGCCCGTCTCATCATGCGGCCCATCTCCGCGATGACGCAGACGATGCGCGACATTCGGCAGAGCGGGAGATTTCGCAGGCTGGAGCTGAGGGAGCCGGCAAAGGATGAACTGACGGAGATGGGCACGACGTTCAATGAGATGATCGGCCTGCTGGAGAGCAATTATGAGAAGCAGCAGCAGTTCGTGTCCAATGCCTCGCATGAGTTGAAGACACCGTTGACGATTATTGAGAGCTACGCCAGGCTGCTGCAGCGGCGCGGGGCAGAGCGGCCGGAGCTGCAGCAGGAGGCGCTGGAGGCGATTCATTCCGAGACGCTCCGCATGCAGGAGCTGATTGAGCAGTTGCTGATGCTCGCCAGAAATAAGGAGCAGTGGAGTCTGAGGATGGAGCAGCTCGATCTGCTGCAGCTAACGGAAGAGTCGGCCAAGGCGTTCCGTGAAGCATACCATCGGGAGATTCTCGTCGAAGGAGCAGCAGTGATTCCGGTCGTTACCGACCGGAATAGGCTACGGCAGCTATTGTTCATTCTGCTCGATAACGCGTGCAAATATAGCCGAGCCGAGATTGAAATGACCGTGGGCGAGAGCGGCGGCCTGCCGTTTGTGCGCGTCACTGACCATGGGGTCGGCATTCCGCAGGAGGAGATCCCCAAGGTGTTTGACCGTTTTTACCGCGTTGATCCATCACGGACGCGGCAGGGCAGCCAGGTGGGCGGGGCGGGACTGGGGCTTGCGCTGGCGTCAGAGCTGGCGGAGGTGCTCCGTGCTCGTATCAAGCTGGAGAGTGTGCTTGGCGTCGGCACTGCGGTCACGATCACGTTCACAAAGGGGGGGACGGCATGA
- a CDS encoding response regulator transcription factor — protein sequence MGEAILVVEDEAKIARLLQIELECEGYQVEVSTNGLDALERYRAGGFDLILLDVMLPGISGIELLRRIRANDSHTAILLLTAKSSVEDKVSGLDLGANDYITKPFQIEELLARIRAALRLRSTSAESSVDKQWLETADLKLNMATREVTRDGIPIELTPREFDLLVYLMQNKRQVMNREQIVEAVWGYDYYGDTNVVDVYIRYLRRKIDQNHKPELIHTVRGVGYVLKEAP from the coding sequence ATGGGCGAAGCGATATTGGTGGTGGAGGATGAGGCGAAGATCGCCCGGCTGCTGCAAATTGAACTGGAGTGCGAGGGATACCAGGTAGAAGTCTCTACCAACGGCTTGGATGCGCTGGAGCGGTATCGCGCGGGCGGCTTTGATCTGATCTTGCTCGATGTGATGCTTCCAGGAATTAGCGGCATTGAATTGCTCCGACGAATTCGGGCGAATGATTCGCATACGGCTATACTGCTGCTGACCGCCAAAAGCTCGGTGGAGGACAAGGTGTCGGGTCTGGACCTTGGAGCGAATGATTACATTACCAAGCCATTTCAGATTGAGGAACTGCTTGCCCGTATTCGCGCTGCGCTGCGCCTTCGAAGCACCTCGGCGGAATCCAGTGTGGACAAGCAATGGCTGGAGACAGCGGATCTGAAGCTAAACATGGCCACACGCGAGGTGACGCGGGACGGTATACCCATCGAGCTGACCCCGCGGGAGTTCGACTTGCTGGTCTATCTCATGCAGAACAAGCGTCAGGTGATGAACCGGGAGCAGATTGTAGAGGCGGTGTGGGGCTATGATTATTATGGGGACACCAATGTGGTGGATGTCTATATCCGCTATCTGCGCAGGAAAATTGATCAGAATCATAAACCGGAGCTGATCCATACGGTACGGGGCGTCGGCTATGTGCTCAAGGAAGCGCCATGA
- a CDS encoding cell wall hydrolase, producing MNRNGKPMRALVMVLAIGLLMLGIAPISSAGAEGAAPAQWKIKHDGETVKVSPLEKYGRLYVPAARIAQLYDAVASWDGSEEEVTIHTAVNDTIVFGNEVPVVYFNDGRYISDAAPFMSDGSMYVPLRHLVELLHGQVKLDSETGVVELETVKRAVISEDYGLNEISEQTGHSKTALLKRNGLTAKSTLKEGARFKTVIPSLLSHEAPSYSEEDVKLLAKITMVEAGYEPFEGQLAIANIILNRVKDTRFPSSIRDVIYSGKQFPPAHNGLLDKSKPNASVKRAVKQALDGKNNIDDAVYFFNPKVSTGPFWSNLDVVTTIGHHSFAK from the coding sequence ATGAACAGAAATGGCAAGCCGATGAGAGCGCTAGTGATGGTGCTGGCTATAGGACTGCTAATGCTCGGGATTGCTCCAATATCTAGCGCGGGCGCGGAGGGAGCTGCTCCAGCCCAATGGAAGATCAAGCATGATGGCGAGACAGTGAAGGTGTCGCCGCTTGAGAAGTATGGCAGGCTTTACGTGCCTGCTGCTCGCATTGCTCAGTTGTATGATGCTGTGGCAAGCTGGGATGGCAGCGAGGAGGAAGTGACGATACATACAGCAGTTAATGATACAATCGTCTTTGGCAATGAGGTGCCGGTCGTTTATTTTAATGACGGGCGCTATATATCGGATGCGGCACCATTCATGTCGGATGGTAGCATGTACGTCCCGCTGCGTCATCTGGTGGAGCTGCTTCATGGTCAGGTGAAGCTGGATTCAGAGACAGGCGTTGTGGAGCTGGAGACGGTGAAGCGTGCCGTCATCTCTGAGGACTATGGCTTGAATGAGATTAGCGAGCAGACAGGACATAGCAAGACGGCACTGCTGAAGCGTAACGGGCTGACAGCGAAGTCAACACTGAAGGAAGGCGCTAGGTTCAAGACAGTCATCCCTTCCTTGCTTAGCCATGAGGCGCCGTCCTACTCTGAGGAGGATGTGAAGCTGCTCGCCAAAATTACGATGGTGGAGGCCGGATACGAGCCATTTGAAGGCCAACTGGCGATTGCGAATATTATATTGAACCGTGTCAAGGATACGAGATTTCCGAGTTCGATTCGTGATGTCATCTATTCCGGCAAGCAGTTTCCCCCGGCACATAATGGACTGCTGGACAAGAGCAAGCCCAATGCCAGCGTGAAGCGCGCGGTCAAGCAGGCGCTTGATGGGAAGAATAATATCGATGACGCGGTCTATTTTTTTAATCCCAAGGTATCCACGGGCCCGTTCTGGTCGAATCTGGACGTCGTGACTACAATCGGACATCATAGCTTTGCTAAGTAA
- the fur gene encoding ferric iron uptake transcriptional regulator, with the protein MSTITESVVRINKQLTSKGYKLTTQREATLRVLLEHEHDHLSAEDVYMLVKQKNPDIGIATVYRNLELFSELHIVAKMNFGDGVVRFDLRSDDHEHMHHHLICHACGELKEIKEDWLTELEERVEREYGFKVIDHRLDFTGTYKNCTDTECKKKRKAVS; encoded by the coding sequence ATGTCGACGATTACAGAGAGTGTGGTCAGAATTAACAAGCAATTGACCAGCAAGGGATACAAGCTCACCACTCAACGGGAGGCTACGCTGAGAGTGCTGCTGGAGCATGAGCATGACCATTTGAGCGCAGAGGATGTCTATATGCTGGTCAAGCAAAAGAATCCGGATATTGGTATCGCAACGGTGTATCGCAATCTGGAGCTGTTCTCCGAACTTCATATCGTGGCCAAGATGAATTTTGGCGATGGTGTTGTCCGGTTTGATCTGCGAAGCGATGATCATGAGCACATGCACCACCATCTGATCTGTCATGCCTGCGGAGAGCTCAAGGAGATCAAGGAGGATTGGTTGACCGAACTGGAGGAGCGAGTCGAGCGGGAATACGGCTTTAAAGTGATCGACCATCGCTTGGACTTTACGGGAACCTATAAGAATTGCACAGACACCGAGTGCAAGAAGAAACGCAAGGCAGTATCCTGA